A region of Nitrospira sp. DNA encodes the following proteins:
- a CDS encoding CHASE3 domain-containing protein gives MSDLLSNLPIARKLFLASVIPALTVLLLSILTYRSVTTFSDDEGQLNDIYYSQRLASEYLRLVVDLETGFRGFVLTSQEHYLFPYRTAQDHVLNIGRTLEAQVSQQDDQRVLITSVQQLVKQFISEKELLIDAVKAEHTDEARQYIEEGKGRTLMLKIRQDMGRFEHLTQTALNTKLAKISQDRDTMLMTILGGGLFALICMVAALHLIAHSITTPLARLASAVVTSDSNPIPQVPVMTRTDEIGHLSRVMRAMSAAIQSHIAMVQQSETNLRQLNQDLAGSEAKYRSIVDHAPFGIFTTRGMTLVFSNRYNSVLAGLDPSEEKDPDAVRRAIHPEDRDRVIEEFSRAVAEGQPSEMVFRFLHADGTVRKVLSRRIPIRDHSGQVVMYQGFNVDITALDFMQTRLRRAERLATLGQVAAGIAHEIRNPLVGIGSTTSLLLDDTAPDDARRPDLEVILQETKRLDRIVNQIIDYARPREIVAFAFDMAQLVHEVTKVLDEPLAHKQAVITLSAPAPPSMIQADRDQFKQVLLNVMQNAIEATPTGGAITVTLTQLARGVEPGLEVAVTDHGQGISPAHLQHVFEPFFTSGKPRGTGLGLAICRNILDAHGGDIALDSEPGRGTTVRVWAPLRQQPQRMQEEGTHAGHDLRYG, from the coding sequence TTGAGCGACCTGCTAAGCAACCTGCCCATTGCCCGCAAGCTGTTCCTTGCGTCGGTGATCCCTGCGCTGACGGTCCTGCTGCTCAGTATCTTGACCTATCGCAGCGTCACGACCTTTTCCGACGACGAAGGACAGCTCAACGATATCTACTACTCGCAACGCTTGGCGTCCGAGTATCTTCGGCTGGTCGTCGACCTCGAAACGGGGTTCCGTGGTTTCGTGCTGACCAGCCAGGAACATTACCTGTTCCCCTACCGCACGGCCCAGGACCACGTGCTCAACATCGGCCGCACGCTCGAAGCGCAAGTATCTCAACAAGACGATCAACGTGTGCTCATTACGTCGGTCCAACAACTCGTCAAACAGTTCATCAGTGAGAAGGAGCTGCTGATCGACGCCGTGAAGGCCGAACACACCGACGAGGCGCGGCAGTATATCGAGGAAGGCAAGGGCCGCACGTTAATGCTGAAAATCCGGCAGGACATGGGCCGATTCGAACACCTCACGCAAACGGCCCTGAATACTAAGCTGGCAAAGATCTCCCAGGATCGCGACACCATGCTGATGACCATCCTGGGTGGCGGACTCTTTGCGCTGATCTGCATGGTGGCCGCCCTCCACCTCATCGCCCACTCGATCACGACCCCGCTTGCGCGCCTGGCCTCCGCCGTTGTCACGTCCGACAGCAACCCGATCCCGCAAGTTCCTGTGATGACGAGAACGGATGAAATCGGACATTTGTCGCGTGTGATGCGCGCCATGAGCGCAGCCATCCAATCTCACATCGCCATGGTGCAACAATCGGAAACGAACCTCCGTCAGCTCAACCAAGACCTGGCCGGATCGGAAGCCAAATACCGGAGCATCGTCGACCACGCACCGTTCGGCATTTTCACCACGCGCGGGATGACCTTGGTCTTCAGCAACCGCTACAACAGTGTGCTTGCGGGCCTCGATCCAAGCGAAGAAAAAGATCCCGACGCCGTGCGACGCGCCATCCACCCGGAGGATCGGGATCGAGTAATCGAGGAATTCTCGCGGGCGGTAGCAGAAGGACAACCCAGCGAAATGGTCTTCCGCTTTCTGCATGCCGACGGCACGGTTCGCAAAGTCTTGAGCCGGCGCATCCCGATTCGGGACCACTCCGGGCAGGTCGTCATGTATCAGGGATTCAATGTGGACATCACCGCCCTCGATTTTATGCAAACACGCCTACGTCGGGCGGAACGGCTGGCCACCTTGGGGCAGGTTGCCGCCGGCATCGCACATGAGATCAGAAATCCTCTCGTGGGAATTGGCTCGACCACCTCCCTCTTGCTCGACGACACCGCTCCCGACGACGCCCGTCGTCCCGACCTTGAGGTCATTCTGCAAGAGACCAAGCGCCTCGATCGCATCGTCAACCAGATCATCGACTATGCGCGGCCCCGGGAGATCGTGGCGTTCGCCTTCGACATGGCACAGCTGGTGCATGAAGTGACAAAGGTGTTAGATGAACCCCTGGCACACAAACAGGCCGTGATCACCCTGTCGGCCCCGGCCCCTCCGTCTATGATCCAGGCCGACCGTGATCAATTCAAACAGGTGCTGCTCAACGTGATGCAAAATGCGATCGAGGCCACGCCGACCGGAGGCGCTATTACCGTCACCCTCACCCAACTCGCGCGCGGCGTCGAACCGGGACTCGAAGTGGCCGTCACAGACCATGGACAGGGGATCAGCCCCGCCCACTTGCAGCACGTGTTCGAACCGTTTTTCACCAGCGGCAAACCACGGGGAACTGGATTGGGGTTGGCGATTTGCCGCAATATTCTCGACGCCCACGGCGGGGACATCGCACTGGACAGTGAGCCGGGGCGCGGCACCACGGTTCGCGTCTGGGCGCCGTTACGCCAACAGCCGCAACGAATGCAAGAAGAAGGAACCCATGCAGGCCACGATCTACGTTACGGATGA